Within the Candidatus Reidiella endopervernicosa genome, the region TCTCCTTGGCGTAGCGACTTTCGGATAACACAGGGGCGAACTGTGCATAGTAGGTAGTAATGGCACTGACATCCCGCTCCAGCATCCACTCGGCGTGGTTATTAGCCGCCGCATCTACCGCCTGCGGCAGATCGATTATCACTGGGCCGTATTCGTCAACGAGCACATTAAATTCCGACAGATCGCCATGCACCAGGCCGGCACAGAGCATGCGGACCACGTAACGCATCATTATGTCGTGGTCCTCCAGCGCCTGCTCGGCAGACATTGAGACATCGTTCAGACGAGGTGCAACCTGACCCTCTTCATCGGTAATCAGCTCCATCAGTAGCACACCATCAAAACAGCCGTAGGGCTGAGGGACACGAACATCCGCATCTGCTAAGCGATAGAGGGCATCGACCTCAGCATTTTGCCAGACCTGCTCCTGCTCACCTCGACCAAATTTCGAGCCCTTCTCCATCGCACGAGCGCGTCGGCTGTTACGAACCTTACGTCCCTCCTGATACTGCACCGCCTGTTTGAAACTGCGCTTATCGGCCTCCTTGTAGACCTTGGCACAACGGACCTCAGAACCACAGGAGACGAGATAGACGGAGGCCTCCTTACCACTCATCAGTGGTCGGATAACCTTATCCACCAGACCATCATCGACCAGCGGCTGTATACGTTTGGGAGTTTTCATAGAATCAGAAAGGACAAAGCACTTTTAACAATCGTATGTGCATTTTAACACTCAAAGGACCAACTTGCCGATTTTAAACGGTTTTTTATCTCAAACATCGCAATGCAGTTCTATGATTACTGCCGTCAGAGATATAAACCAAATACAACCACACGGACTAAATTTACCCAGTTTGTAATCGGTGCTTACGAAGCGTAACGACAATTCATTGGGCAAAACAGCAGATAATGGGTAATAGCAATGGATGCCAACCAACAAGATCATCTATTCAATACCTCAAATGCACGGTGCGACACTACTTAATGTTGATCCCGGAGAGAATGCAACTCTCATGGGTAGAATCGGAAAAATCATGTCCCTTTCCACTGAAATCGTAGAACGACTTAATAATATTGGTAATGCAATATTGAACGATTTCTACACTGGGTGGACCCGGTAGAAATCACCTTTATTTATAATAATTTGAATGGCCAACGCAGTCGAATCGGCGTTCGGTTATGGAGTTCTTCATGCTGACGTTGTAGATGCTGCTAATTCAAATCCTACAGCCAGTAAATTCTGGAAAAACATGGCCAATATCGCGTTAATAATATCAATTTCAACTGGAGTTCAGCAGTTAGCCCCACCAATAACAAAGCTTCTTCCAGAAATAATTTTACGAGCAAGTAATTACATCCGGGAATAAAGATCAAACACCCAGCAGGCCAAACAAGAAGGGCGCGAAACAACACGCCTCCTCTTGAGGTGTCTTCATTCAACAACCCAATCAGGCACACCCCTCCAGCCCCCTGCCAAGCCCCTATGTTAAACTCTCCACATCACTTTCAACACGTAGAAACAAGGCATACCAATGGGCAATTCACTTCAGGACCAGCTACTCAAGGCGGGTGCGGTCAGCAAGAAAAAGGCACATCAGGCGACCAAGTCAAAGCAGAAGAAAACCAAGCTGAAACAGAAGCAGAAGGTTGAGGATGTTAACGATACCAAGATCGCCGCTGAGCGTGCACAGCGTGAAAAAGCGGAGCGTGATCGTCAGCTCAACCTTCAACGCAAGGCCGAGGCGGAACAGAAGGCTGTTACCGCTCAGATTCGCCAGCTAATTGAGAGCAACCGACTTGAGCTAGGCGAGGGTGAGATTGCCTATAGCTTTACCGATGAGAGCAAGATCAAGCAGCTCTACGTGAATGAGTCACAGCAGCGACAACTTGGTAAGGGGCGTCTCGCGATCATTAAGCTCGATGAACGTTTTGAACTGGTGCCAACACCCGTGGCAGAGAAGATCTCACTACGCGACAAGAGCTATATCATCCAGATCAATGAATCTCAGCCACAAGAGACTGACGAGGATGATCCCTATGCCGAGTTTGAAATCCCTGATGACCTGATGTGGTAGTTAACAATAAAGAGGCAGGCTAATGCCCGCCTCTTTATTGTTAACTGACTGAGTGCTACTTGGTCTTGATCCGTGTCCAGCCGGGATCGATCGGTGGTGGCACATCCTCTTCGCCGTACTCTGCCCCCATCTCGAAGGTTGGCATCTCATTCCAGTCGACCTCGCTCTTCTTCTCGCCCTCATTATTTTCACTGGAGAGCTGCATCCATGCGGAAGAGGCGGTGCGCGTTGCATGCCGACGCCTTCTGGCATTTGCTGCTGAACGCGCATCGACGTCTGCAGGCGCGGACTGTTCTGCAATACTCTTCGCCACAATCTCTGCCTTGAGTTTGGCATTCTCACGTTTGTACTGTTCGAACAACACACGCAGCTCTGCCATCTGGCTTGCGTTGCCTTCGCTCTCATCAGTCAGTTGACTACGCATCTGCTCCGATTCACTCTGAACAGAGGTGAGTTCGTTACTGAGCTGTGCCTTCTCGCCATGAAGCTGCTTGATTTTTAGCAGCGCGGTTTCAATTTCATGTTTGTGCTGCTCGCGTATCTCATCGAGTGCTCGCTGCTGCTCATCCAGCTCACGTTTCAACTCAGCCTCACGTTGCTCAGCCTCACTGAGTGTGATGGCATGCCGCTCACTCTCACGGCGTGCGTGATCAAGGGCTACCGTTAGCTGGCCAATCTCTGCCTCAAACTCAACACGAACGCGTTCATTCTCATTGCCTAGCTCGGCAATACGCGTTCTGAGTGAGACCACCTCTTCCTGTACGGCGGCCAGCTCTGCTTCAAACTGCTGCCGACTCAGTTCAACCTCATCTTTCTGCCTGGCGATGGTTGCCTCGAGGCTGGCTCGATCTTGCTCAAGTTGCTGTTGCCTGCTCTCCGCACCATTGGCACGCTCACGCATCTCACCAAGTTCAGACTCGAGACCGGTGATAACACTCTGCTGTTCGCTCTGCAGTTGCTCCATCTCTGTACGTTGCACTGCAAGTGCTGCTTCACTCTCACTCAACTGCAGCTGATGCTGCTCAAGCTCTTGCTGTAATTTGACGAGTTCATCAGAGTGGCTCGTTTTGAGCTGTTCAGCAGCACGTTCAGCCTCGACTGCTCGCGTCTTCGCAGCCTCAACACCCTCTTCGAGCTGTGACAGCGACTGACTCTGCTCACCCTTAACCGCATCAAGCGATGCTTCTCTATCGGCCAGTGCACTTTCAGCATCTGCCACACGTTCACGCGCCTGTTGTAGCTCATTCTGTAGCTTCTGCTCACTCTCAGCGTAGGAGCTCTTGAGAGACTCGATCGTGGCACTGTGTGCGTTGAGCTCCGATTCAGCCTGCCCACTACGCTGCTGCGCCTGTTCAATCTCACACTGCTGTGCCTCGAGCGCTTCGGTATGCTCACGCCTAAGCGACTCGAGCAGGGCATTCGCTCTTTCAAGATTTTCGTTCTGTTCGTTTGCACGCTGCTCAGCATCGCTGCGTTGCAAAGTCATATCGTCATGCAGGCGAGAAATTTGCTGCTCAAGAGTGCCCTGAGTCGTTTCTGCCGCAACGGCTCGCTGCAGTGCCTGCTCTAACTCACCCTTGATTTCACCTAGCTGCTGATTGAATGTCTCACCCTCCTCACCAGTACTCTGTTGCATCGTCTCCATCTGCTGGCGCAGTGCTGCCAATTCTGTCGCTACACGACGGTGAGCCTGCTTGCTCTCATCGGTCTGACGCAGCTGTTGAGTGAGTGCCGATTCGAGCTGGCTCTTGACGGTTGAGGCCTGCTGCTCTGCTTTCTTAACCTCATTCTGCAGTCGCAGGTTCTGCTTCTTCAGTAGTGTCAGTTCATCTTCACCACGTACCGCAGCGGTGGTCTTGACCGGTGAGGCAACGCCCTCGGTCGCTGCCGTTGGCGCGGCCTTCTTGCCACCCTGTTTCTCCAACGACTCCTCAATTGCCTGACGATGCATGACGAGCCCGCCCTGCAGGGCGTGCACATTCATTCCCATGCGGC harbors:
- a CDS encoding PA4780 family RIO1-like protein kinase, with the translated sequence MKTPKRIQPLVDDGLVDKVIRPLMSGKEASVYLVSCGSEVRCAKVYKEADKRSFKQAVQYQEGRKVRNSRRARAMEKGSKFGRGEQEQVWQNAEVDALYRLADADVRVPQPYGCFDGVLLMELITDEEGQVAPRLNDVSMSAEQALEDHDIMMRYVVRMLCAGLVHGDLSEFNVLVDEYGPVIIDLPQAVDAAANNHAEWMLERDVSAITTYYAQFAPVLSESRYAKEIWALYEEGDLTPEVELTGYFEEDTREADVDEVMLEIKAAFAEEQARLERLREANEG
- a CDS encoding DUF2058 domain-containing protein, producing MGNSLQDQLLKAGAVSKKKAHQATKSKQKKTKLKQKQKVEDVNDTKIAAERAQREKAERDRQLNLQRKAEAEQKAVTAQIRQLIESNRLELGEGEIAYSFTDESKIKQLYVNESQQRQLGKGRLAIIKLDERFELVPTPVAEKISLRDKSYIIQINESQPQETDEDDPYAEFEIPDDLMW
- a CDS encoding cyclic nucleotide-binding domain-containing protein, with product MSASNQRIEINQLRHLELLRELNADRLQELADKSRVIELLADREVFKQGDVDNRTLYLLSGELKLSNSSGATMVLKSNHQAAHSPIDTESPRIITAHTRTDVQLLSIDSDLLDMALNWGDDEGSYEVEEIDFSDDADWISQLLYTQGLLNLPPQSIQALVTRLQEVPLASGDVVLKEGEEDDFYYIIKQGRCQVSRVMPGDSEATTLCELKAGEGFGEEALITQGRRNATVTMIEDGVLLKLDKSDFNSLIASFLVAQVNGKEAHELLSTGTVLLDVRTPEEYHQNGVGRSMPIALLRREMSHFDPDRKYIVVCDDGKRSAAAAFLMRRMGMNVHALQGGLVMHRQAIEESLEKQGGKKAAPTAATEGVASPVKTTAAVRGEDELTLLKKQNLRLQNEVKKAEQQASTVKSQLESALTQQLRQTDESKQAHRRVATELAALRQQMETMQQSTGEEGETFNQQLGEIKGELEQALQRAVAAETTQGTLEQQISRLHDDMTLQRSDAEQRANEQNENLERANALLESLRREHTEALEAQQCEIEQAQQRSGQAESELNAHSATIESLKSSYAESEQKLQNELQQARERVADAESALADREASLDAVKGEQSQSLSQLEEGVEAAKTRAVEAERAAEQLKTSHSDELVKLQQELEQHQLQLSESEAALAVQRTEMEQLQSEQQSVITGLESELGEMRERANGAESRQQQLEQDRASLEATIARQKDEVELSRQQFEAELAAVQEEVVSLRTRIAELGNENERVRVEFEAEIGQLTVALDHARRESERHAITLSEAEQREAELKRELDEQQRALDEIREQHKHEIETALLKIKQLHGEKAQLSNELTSVQSESEQMRSQLTDESEGNASQMAELRVLFEQYKRENAKLKAEIVAKSIAEQSAPADVDARSAANARRRRHATRTASSAWMQLSSENNEGEKKSEVDWNEMPTFEMGAEYGEEDVPPPIDPGWTRIKTK